One Streptomyces sp. P9-A2 DNA window includes the following coding sequences:
- a CDS encoding putative leader peptide yields the protein MPGRKRERGWGPGPTPVPAPGRAEAGARRLASSRHHHLVDSSPSPCPRPSTTLRGCPHADGELIRVRRRGLLRSVTDTCVRLWRRVHMDLLRYAGCVCRPSF from the coding sequence ATGCCGGGGCGGAAGCGGGAGCGGGGGTGGGGGCCGGGGCCAACGCCGGTACCGGCGCCGGGTCGCGCTGAGGCCGGCGCCCGACGTCTCGCCTCGTCGCGGCATCATCATCTTGTCGACTCATCGCCATCGCCGTGTCCACGGCCGTCCACGACTCTCCGCGGCTGTCCGCATGCTGACGGCGAGTTGATCCGCGTACGGCGTCGTGGTCTACTCCGGTCCGTGACCGACACCTGTGTACGCCTGTGGCGGAGGGTCCATATGGACCTCCTCCGCTATGCGGGCTGCGTGTGTCGCCCGTCCTTCTGA